TATTTTGGTGTGTTTATCCTTCTGGATCTAAAGTGTTGTCATACCTTTGTTTTCTTGCTTCAGTGGCCTATACGACATGGTATTGTTGAAGACTGGGACCTCATGGAGAGATTCATGGAGCAGGTCATTTTTAAATACCTACGAGCTGAACCTGAGGATCACTATTTTTTAATGGTGAGTGATGAGACCGggtaagaaaatatttctgtgagaGGAAAACTAAACAATATCCCAAGCACAAGTAGCTCTCTTAGAAGATTTTTGCTCTCTATGTGTCTTATTTCttcagcaatcaaaaaaaaaaaggggggggggaagagtagTAAAAGTGCGCTAGAAGAAAATTCCGTTCAATATGTGATGCGGGCTACTGGAGgttggattttatttttgaaaagcttcAATTGCTTTTTTGGAGCTAGCTCTATTCAAAGTAATTGGCTGGGTTTATAGTGAAGTAGGGGAAATTTTTGCTTAATCAAATGCTGTATGTTAGCAGTAAAGCACAAATACACGTAAGATTTCTCTTTAAGATGAAATTAGGTAACTATTTTTTAACAAGCAGTTTGCAATAAacttttttatattctttatattaATTTCTCCTTATGTCTAATTTATCTCCAGGTATTGAAGTTAAGGGAGCACTCTGTTAGTTGCAGTTTGATCTTTAAACACTCAGTAGCTTACACAAATTGATTGGAAGAGTGATTATAAAAACTGTGATATGAATGGGATTGATTATGCTATAGTAATGAATCTATTGATTTCAGTTTATTATAAAGTATTGCAGTTATTTTCAAGTTACTCTTCCTAGTGATCCATCCTTCTGGAGGTAGGAATATTTGGGACATGAGGAGGCTTTAAATGTTTAGTCTGCTCCCTGAATATGAGTAAACGTCTTCCTGCTTTATGTTTTGACGTTGAGCATGTGAATGCTTGTACACTATGGCTTTTACTATGAGTAGTCCTGCTGAAATCAATTGGGCCACTCATAGCCGGTGAGTAAGTAGTGCGTCAAACTCGCATGTATGACTCCAGAACTCTACTGCGCtgctttttcaatttttatttatttattttacagacagAACCTCCACTGAACACACCAGAAAACAGAGAGTATCTTGCAGAAATCATGTTTGAATCTTTTAACATACCAGGACTTTACATTGCTGTTCAGGTGAACAAAGTGAATCTATACTTCTAAAGTACAGTATAGCTGCAGTATGTATAGTCTTCTGTATGCGTATGTTTAAAATTATGAAGCAATACTTCTTAAGACTGTAAATTAGCATAGTCTGCCTACTTCTGAATGTAAATTGTTTCTCATGTAGGCAGTGTTGGCCTTAGCTGCATCTTGGACATCACGGCAGGTTGGAGAACGTACTTTGACTGGAATTGTCATTGACAGTGGTGATGGAGTGACCCATGTAATTCCTGTGGTACGTAGCAGGGTACAATTTGAAATTATCAGTGGTTTTGGGTAAGTATGGGGTTTGTTTTGATAAAAATGAGAATCATGGAATCACAGAGTAGTcggagttggaagggacctctagagagcATCTgatccaacccccttgctcaagcagagtctagagcaggttgcccaggaccatgtctggtcagcttttgagcatctccaaggatggggactccacaacctctctggcaaCTTgttgaaataaactttttttttattttttaacttttttttttaatttacatttttttctacgTAAATCTTTGTCTTGTGTTTCTGTGTCTCCTGTTTAATGATTATCACTACATAGATCTCCTGCATTCTGAGATGACTGGGAGTCCTGACTCTGTGTTCTGCATTTTGATTGTGTAGTGTAGTTGACAACCTGTTTCTTACTTGTTTCTTTTTGCGGCATTTTAGAGGTTAGAGTGAACGTTGCTTGTGTGGAAATAACTACAGGCTTGCACAAATGCATGTTTGTATACATGGTCGATCTCAAACTGTTAGGATGTTAAAAATACACAATTATCTGTGTGTACTAACATCTGTTCTGTTGATGTCATTTAGTATATTTCTGAAGCAAATAATATGCTTGAATGGTCAGTTGTTTTAGAAATGAGAAGTTGACTGTTTaacttcattttgcattttggaGTTAATCTGGTCTCATCAGTATTTTCTTAAACtgggaaatactgaaaaaaaccttTGCCATGTGAAACTAAATGGAAGTATGtgaaaagcaagggaagaaatAATGCTGGCTCAACAATAGCAATCTTTTTCAGTAAATGCATCctgaagaaacagaacaaatagaTTTTACTTTTTCAGTGTTCGTTGTTAGGtgtgttttactttatttttctcgTCTGAgcatttttatccattttagACTTACTTTCTACTATTTTTTCACTCATAGAGGACATAAAGGATGTATTCATGTTACATTTGCCTTTTAGATTGTGTTTGAAAAGGACCATCTAATCAGACTTTCTCTTCTAATATGTGCAAGATTTTTCCTATTTACTGCCTCATGTATTCCAATGTTTAGATAATCAGTATCTTTTTATACACATGGTAATCAAgatcttttgtttaaaagaacTGTTTAGTTTGCAGCAGGTTGCACATTTCTATAGTAATTTCACAGCGTCAAgattttgctttaattaaaaatcaaagcaaagtaTTGTATAAAAATGAATGTTAGCTTTGCTGTTAAGTATTAGTATTTCACACAGCAGGTTTTttcctaaatatctttttttttttttttcttttccttctgtcttcccACGTAGGCAGAAGGCTACGTAATTGGAAGTTGCATCAAACATATTCCCATTGCAGGTAGAGATATTACTTATTTCATTCAGCAGCTCCTAAGGGAAAGGGAGGTGGGAATTCCTCCTGAACAATCTCTGGAGACAGCAAAAGCCATAAAGGTACACCCTTCTTTATCTTGTcgtaaatacataaataaaattctTTAGGCCAGCTTTTGGGCCAAAggctcttttaaaaatgtgaatatagAAACTGTACAGTAGTTTCACAAACCACTGCTGGTTTATCCAGTCAAGTGcggaggaagggaaaagagaaggaaatgtcaTTTTAAGCTTTAGATTTgtttaaaacttgcttttttatttaataaaaaatgtgtCATGTAAATTGTGTGATTGTGTGGGTCTGATCTTGCAATGAGAGATTGTCATTGAACTTGTCTGTCTTCACAGACCTAATAGTCATGGTTGTTTTTATTCTGAGAGACTCTAATCTAGATGAGTCAGTTCAGAATCCTGTTGAAAGTAATAGACCTTGTGCATCGGCTTGTAGGGTTGTGACTTCAGTGGTCATTTGGGTAAGAACTTCTCTTGAACAGCTCCATCTGTAAGGATGCTGACCTACTTCTGTTATTTCTAGCTGTGATGTGCTTGAATTCAAGGATGGAATAATTATTTTGTCAATTTTTAATGCACAGTGTTTCTTAATAGGAAAAATACTGTTACATTTGCCCCGACATAGTAAAAGAATTTGCTAAATATGATGGAGATCCTCGGAAATGGATCAAACAGTACACTGGCATCAATGCGATCAACAAAACCAAGTTTGTTATAGATGTGGGTTATGAAAGGTTCCTTGGACCTGAAATCTTTTTTCATCCTGAGGTAAGAATAGTGTCTAGTGTTAAGTTATAGGAGCTCTTCTGTGTGGGTGCAGAGATGGGGAGGGAGGTACTGTCAATTTTGATACCAGTGCGCCATCACGTGGAAGTGAGATACCAGGAAGTCTCCTAACCGCAAACCATGTGCAGTCCCGGAGAATACAAGTGCAGAAGAACATGAGCACATAGggaataactattttttttgtgGTTGTGCATAATATTtgaaacctcctttttttttttttttttctttaaatgcaatcTAAAATAGAGAAGAAGTTGCTTGAACTTGCAGGTTTCatataatgttttctttcctcctttaaaCATGTGTTTAAACCAATAGGCTTTTATACTGTGTATTTAGTTATACAGTCGATCCCTTTGGACGCTATTGTACACAGTAGCATTACAttgataatattttaaatcttGGGCGTTGACTTTTTTGTACTTTCTCTATTGACGCTTCGTTATACTGAGTCAATTTATAAAGCATAGATGCTAAATTTATCCTTGAGGGAAGTCCACTGAAATCTGTATTTAGGTGGTCGTAAGTGACATGTATAATTCTGGGAACCATTACAACGCCTAGTCCTTTTTTTGAGGTAGTTCAGCTTGAGTGAGCTTCAGGATATTGTGGGAGAGGAAGGAGTCAAGTTTTAATATGATACAACACAACAGAGAAGGTCCTCTCTATTGCTATGCAATCCATTCGGTTAAAATTGCAGGCAACCATAGAATGTAATACTATTAATGACTTTAATCGAGGTCCATGTTGGCATTGCTGAAGTTTCCATTTTGTCTACCCTCTTCCTACTGGAAGGATATTCTAGAACCTCATTCTCTTTATTCAAAATTCCAGCCTTCATCTGCTTGTGGGCAGCTTATAGCCATTTGTTCCTGTGCCAGCGTCAAAACCTCTGGGCTAAAtagtttctctctcctccctgcagtTTACCCATCTGATCTTACCTAGAGGCATTAAATCCCGCATCAGATGTCACTTCAATAGCTCCTCTTTCCATAGGCCCTTCAAAGACCGTTAGGAACAGGATAAAGGActaatttccattttcttcatttcttgatAGTTTCTTGGCTCTGtatttggagaaaaaacaaaacaaaacaaaaccctgaacTGACTTTCTAGACAAGAAAAACACGATAGTTGATACGTACTGCATGCAAAGAGAATTTCTCGCTGGACTTCACTAACTCTTCACTTCAAAGGGTATCAAGTTAGCTAGGTAAAAGCTACCTTTGGTAAAGCTATAAATAAATCCTATTATTGGTTTATCCATCTTTATTATGCTTTACTTCAAAATTTGTTCTGAAGTCTTGCATACTATTGAAGTTAGGCTTTGCGGTTTGCAGTTGTGCAgattctttctcctctttttaaattAGGTATTTTTCTTACTAGTCTCTAACCATATGGTATTTGCTAGCAGACTGCAATTTCACATGTCAGTTCTCTGGTCCTTTTTCTGGGAGCATATTATACTCCACTTTGAATGCCATAACTTTCATTTCAACATTCTCCTTTTGCCCTGCAGCATTATCTGTATCCTTATGGAGAGCTGGGGTAAAGATTTTGGGCTATAGTTCGTTTCAAACTCTCACTGTGAAGCAACAccacttctttcttctctttttatttatatggCTTAATATTTTACTTCTCATATTGTAATTTCTTATAGTAGAAATTAGCTTGAATTCTTGGATTTTTCACACTGTCCTTATGTCTCCTGATCTCCAAGCCAACTTCATTTGCTAATTTCTCTTTCAGTTCCTTCCTTACcctattgtgtttttttttgtttttttggttttttttttttttttaattcatacagTTAGAGATTTCATCTTGTTTAGGATGTAAATCCTGGATAGTTTCTGCATTTTTGAGAAAGTCTTAAATTTATATAATATCTATATATTTCCTCAATAAATAGTTCCTTTAATGTCTCAAAGTTTCATCTCTGAAAGGGCAAAACCTAGGTTAAAAATCTAAATGTAGCtgtaaaaactgaacaacagttcAAAAAGTTTTAAGTGGAAAATAACTGTTAGTCATTGTGCTTTAGCATGAGCAATTCTGACTCTAATTAAACAAAGAAATTGCATTAGGACAGTATTGAGGTTCGTGTTGGGGGCTTATTTCCACTCTAGACCtagagtatttttgtttttttgaatattGGAGATTTTCTGTATGCTCAGGAAAAACTGACTTTTATGCAGAAGTTTGACATAAGTGTTTTAGTAGGGTTGAAGCATTTTTTTCGTGGGAATGTTCTGATTTGCACACTAATGCTTTTGAGGCCCCCTAAGAGGAAAGACATAACCACATTGCACGATAACAGTAGGTTTAATATTGCAGGAGAACTCAGACTCATGCCGTGTGCAGTAACATATGCAATAGTAAGCTCCCAGTGCATAAATGTTGACAGTGACTTTATGACGAAGGGAGAAAATCTGAATTCCTCTACAGAAAGAGGAATGCCTATTTCTTATGTATAGAAATGGGCTTGTTACAATGTAGAATACTTCCCCCATACAAAATCTCTCCACAGTCTCActtctgcatttttgtttcttttttttcttgaaagcaaAGATCTAACGTCAGTGTTCTATCTCATTTTAGTTTGCTAATCCAGATTTTATGGAATCCATTTCGGATGTAGTCGATGAAGTTATACAGAACTGTCCTATTGATGTCCGGCGTCCGTTATATAAGGTATGGTCTTTCTGTGGTAAGATTAACTTAATTCACTTGAAATGTAATACACCATGtgcatgcacgcatgcacacatgcaaagCTATATATTCTCCCCATCTGAGAAATGTGAACTCCAGATAGAAATAGTTAAGCTGCCATTTCTGAATGAGGAGTACTTGATCTATGCTGCTTCTCATTTCTGAAAGAAGGATTATCTATAACAGGGTTTTGATACATAGGTAAGTATTGCCCTCAGGGAACTGAGGCAGAGGGATGTTATTTGTATCTGAAGTTATAATGTGAATTCTTATGCACAAAGGTTTCTGGATTTTTGCCTGTGTTAAGAGTTGCTTCATGATCTTTTCTCCCCTTTATAACCAATGctttcaaataaacatttctttttgtgtaGTCTTGACTTGTATATTCCCATTGTCTGTAGTCATAGCCAGGTATTGAACTCAGTGTTAAAATACACTAAGCCTTAAAATCTTTGAGGAGACAATGATTAAGCCTGCTTGAACTTGTCCAGGGTGTAGTCCAAAGATCTTTTAGTCATTGATTCcttaagaaatgaaaaggaaggtGCTGACAGGTGCAGAAGTGGCAAGCTTTCTGTCTGCATTAGCAGCACATCCTGTGCTTCCTAGTTGTTTTCCACTTGTGTGGCAGCAGAACCCTTTTGGGGATAAAGGCATAAAGTAATAGCATAGAGAGGCTTGTCTGCTCATGTGAAAGGCAGTAGTTTTCATAGTAGAATGAGGTTTATCTATGAGGGCTGACATTTTCTTAAGGATAGCTAAGTTCTAACTAAGCCATATCTCAGGGTAATTTGTAATTCCAAAAATTCTGTAGTGTGTTTTATTTGTCTAGAAAACATATTCTGTAATTTAGAATGAGACATAGTGCTTTAGAGCAAATCTGTTGAGTGGGTTAAACCAGGAAGTTAAGCTACTTGCTAAGGTTATATATGGGATCAGTTCTGCAGTAAGTTGCTTCAGTGGCTGCAAGCTTAGGTGTGCTGCAGAAAGTTTTAGGAAACTCTAAGTATGTATGTTCTCATTGGTTAAAATGGTATATAGGTACAGAAACACTCATCCATATTTACTTTCTCTTACTCCCTGTGGTTTACCAATTTTGGTTGCCTGCAATGCTGCTTGGTGGCCAGACAAGGCACTGGCTATGCAGCTGGGTTCCTGTCCAACATACTTGGATGCTTCATTGATGCTTATGCAGAAAATACCCTCAAGGACCCCTTTTCAGATTTCATACAGTCTGTAGCCTTTGAAAAATTGTTTCATGTCCCATCTTTTGATGtcctatgtttttctttttctttcttgctcttacTAGCAGTATTGCTCTCTCTTGATCTTATCAACAGCATCTCTCTTGTGTGAGTCTAGTTATTGGCTGCAGTTGTTTCTCCTACCGTATATTGAAGGTTGGACCAGCAGGACCTTCACCAGACTGTTGTTCTTCAGCCAAATCCCAAAGCTTGTAGCTGTTCAGTGCCACGCACAAACATTCTTTCACACCTTCTGCAAGTGAAGcatgtttgttctttttaattatgtAGTTATATTACATAAGTGACTTCACCAAAAATACAGTCTGTAAGAAAAGTTAGAGGGAGAGAGGAGTAGCATGATGGGGACCAGAgtccacagaaaaaaagtttcttcccCAGGCTTTCATGTTATACTGGGTTTAGTAGTATACTCACAGTAATTAACACACCCCCAGCTTCCATCACTGAGAAACAGGCAGCTACTTTTTGCAGGTCATGTCTGGCATGTAGTTTCTCAGGTAGCAATGTAGCTGCAACAGATGTTAGTGTTGGATGTTTTCAATGTTAATTTCTagtaaaagtctttttttaagctgacaaTGCTCTGTGCAGTCTTGAAACTGTGCTAAGTTGTGTTAATGTTTTCTCAGTATCAGAAGAGCCAGACTTAACATTCAGTTAGTGAATACATTTATAGTAAATTTCAGGGTGAACATGGTGCTTTTAGAAGTTCTAAAAACTCCTTGGTACACTAATAAATGGTAGTTCTTGTTGGTGGCAGGTTCAGAAACTGTCATTCTTGTTCCACATTCTActtcatcttgcttttttttccatccagAGTATCTCCTGAGATACTTCCAGAGTTTTGACAGTCACAGGACAGCTTCTCTCCGTTCCCTGCTATGGTTTTGGTACGAATGTGTAGTAGAGGGAATTTGAGAAAATTGAAGGCTGACTTGAGAGTAGACACCTATTTTCAGAAATATCTCTGAAAGATCCTGAACCAAATAGCCTTGTATATTCATGATTCAAATCAGGGTGGATAAAGTTCTAACATCCTTGGTCTCAAACTTTTGAAGTTAGTGCATGTAAACTTTACTTGGGGCAGGGGCCGTAGCGTATTGACAAGTGTGGCCCTTTATTGTATCTGCATCTCCAGTAAGGTAAACTGACTGCCTAGCTTGTAATGGATATCCTTAACGCTTAGAGAGATCTGAGGTGCAGGAACATTATGGGGTGATAAACTTCCCCTAATGTCCCCTGTAACTTGGAAAGCTTTTCGGTACTTTCTGTGCAAGTGGCTTAACGTGCTCTGGATGGTGTGTAGGTGGCGCTGCCAGACCGCTGTGCTGCATCTAGCTGTGGCGGATGATCTGCGAGCTGCAGAGAGGGACGTGCCCTTTGTGATATTTGCCGTATCAatgctcttctttccttccccctctgaAATTTTAAGTGTTAGTGGAGCAGAAGACTGGGTAGGGCTCAACAAATTTTTGCCTGTCTGCTTCAGCAAAATGACAACACTTGCTCTTAATTACAAAGTGCAGAGCAGGGAGGCTCTGCGGGTGAGGTCAGGCTGGAAGAATTGCCAGACCATTAGATATGCATCATCGGCACTGAGAGTAAGCCACAGGGAAAGAAGGGTATTTCTGCAGCTTCAGGGTGGAAGCCCCAAGTGATTAATGCTGTTAATGTAGCACGGGAATGCTGAGAAGCAGCCCTGTTTATTCCTATCATGGCTGTACTTGGACTTACAACTCTACCCGTGCTAGCTGGTTTAACAGTAGCTCAGTACATCCGCAGTATGCTGTGGTCACTTTTGTGTGCCTGAGCACAGAGATATGTTTCTGCAGAACAGCACAACTGTAAGTCATGATGAACTGCTGCCACTACTCGAACTGTGAAATGTACattgaaaaatgtgattttagaGAAACTTAAGTTGTTTCTTCGTGATTAGAAGTCAAACTTACTTCAGAAGTAGTGTTAATTACAATAAATTTGTTTCTTTGTGGGAATAATATATTTCCTGTTCGAGATTTATAATATTTCCCCTCGCACCTTCCTTACAAAATTGGCAAATATTGCCCTGTTGTAACTAAATTAACAAAAGCATATAACCTGATGGGTTCACTTGCTCATGGCGTGTGATTTCAGCTTGTGAGTCTTCCAGTTTTGACCCGTGATAGTTTTTATTAGCACATCACGTACTGCTTGCATTATATGTCTGTGGTGGTATAGTTGTGTCACATTAAACAGCTTTAATTTAGGTTGTCATTTGGAAGAGGGAGAAATCTGGGTATGTTACCGAAATTCACGCTTAGCAGAAAAACATCGGCTGCCTCTCAGTTTGGTGCTGCAAAGTCTAAAGCATCTGATGGAGAGTGTGCTTATACTGTGCTATGTGGTGCAATGTAAAGATGCAGAAACTAAGTCTAAACATCCTGTATTTGGTGTAGGATTTTGCAGAGGCCACTTTAGCTTTTTGGAATTTTAATGTAAACCTTACTTATATGGCTCTATTAGTGTGGCCATATTGGTTTGTTATCAGATCTACCTTCATATCTCTATAGCATGGCGCTATATAGTCGTAATCTCAGAAACGGTATGAAGGAAAAATCAATATCTAAGTGTTCATAATACAAGGAAAGGGTATAGATGAGAAGTGAGAAATTTCTTGCTAGCCATCTGAGGTGAATGGCATTCATCCCCTGATTTCCCTTCCTAAATGACCTACTTTCATCATATACATGTCATGATTAGCTTACTGAAGTGTGTGGAAAGTCTCGTACTGTTTCTTCTGAGGGAATACATTCTTTCGAACTAATTTAACTTTCAACCAGTTAGCCATAAGAGTAAAATCAGTTGGAGCTTCTTTCCATCTGATGGTAAGATTCTCAGTGTCAGCTGTGGAAACCTGTGGTCTGCTTAGAACTGTTACACCAGCCAAAGGGTGCTTTAGCACAGTCAGATTAGAAGAAATCTCAATTAAAGGCATCAGCTGGAAACAAATAGACACTTGAATCCTAACTACCCTAATGGTTTTATCTGGAAGGCCAGAGAATTCCCAGGTGGGCTGAAAACCTGAACGGCacttgcaagcttttttttttacgGACGTACTTAGCAttcttcactatttttttttttccttccgaTAGTTTCTGGAGTTGCTGTTTTGTGTTCCACTAAGTTATACTAAAGGAGGTATATGCTTTGGTTCTTTTGAACTGTGATCTTTTGCTGCCTTCATTGTGTCCTTTGTAGATGGTGGGCATGTTGTTAGAGAGGTGGGGAGTGTATGTGGATGCTGCTTCCATCGTGAGTGAGGGCGATCCGTCTCCCGACCTCCTTGCAGAAGATTGACCTGCTGCGTTCTGATGACACGTCGGAGCCCGTAAATGAGCACAGTCTTCTGGCAAAGACTTAGCATAGCTGTGGCCCAATGCTGACAAGGAGCatgtgctgcagcagggctgtaACTGTATATAAATTTACCATGTGATAATGGCAATTGGTGTTGCCTAATTATATCCAGCATGCTGCTTGGCATAGCTTGTCCAGATATCTGGTAATGAAATGGCTTACCTTTTCAACAGATAGCCTTTAGTGCCTCTATTTTGCTTGAGCAGCACTGTTCTTAATCTTTAACATATAGAAGTACTTGAATGACCATAATCTCAAGAACGTGTAACCTGTTAGTTTACTTTTGTCCTTGTAATCATAAAAGATCCTCCCTGTGTTACTGCTAACGCTAGTTGTATAGTCTGATTTCAGATGTATTCACACAGTTATTCTCAGGTGTattctgaaattcatttttagTGGTAGTATTGTCCACTTTATGCAATATACCTGAAGTTTAATTTGCTTTGAATAGAATTAGTGCTTTTGCCCTCTTTGCCAACTTCATTATCTCTAGGTCATATTTTTTGATGGTGTCTTTTTAATTGCTATTTCATAGCTCAAGTTagttgtcttcccccccccccccacccattAGCAGTTCCATTTTCTCATATGGAAAGCATGACCACGCTGAGGCAGGGTTAGAGATGTTCAGGTACATGGAAGATTCACTTGCTTTCCCCCTCCTGTTTAATTTTAGGACCAACTGTGGTTGTTCTGGCTTCTGCTGTACCTAAGCTCCCTTCTCAGTCCTgctctttcttttggaaaatgttttagtAATGTTATGGGGATGTGTTTTatgtggtgtgtgtgttttttgggttttttttttttttttttttttttttttttttaatctctactCCTGCTTTGGCATATAATCTTTTATACTGTAGGAAATCCAAAACCTAAGAAATGAGTTTTCCTTATTATAATGGCTTTTATGACATGCAGaaattttttcataaataaacaaacagctttCTTCTCACTTTACAAGTTACAAACAAGATTTTCCTTGTTATCTGTTGCTTAAAATCCAAGCAGTTATTTTTGCACCCTGCAAGTGTGAATGCTTATTATGTATGCCTTTGCCTCTTCAGATCTGTATGCAGGCTTCTAGGCTGAAAACACTGGTACAGGGATTCTTTCATTATGTGCACAGTCCTGGTCAGCAGTGTCAAAAACTATTACCATGAAGTAACACTTTGCCCTGTGTATAACAAACTCTTGACCGCAGTCAAGTTCCTTGTGGACATCTGTCTAAGGCATGGCAGTGGTTTTAGTAAGCACTAATTGGCAGTTTTGGTTTGCCGTTGAAGCAGTCTGCAAGGGcacaaatgtttgtttttgtCCCTTCCAGAGctcattttctgattttgaagTGCAGTCTTGCCACCAATATTACACTGCATAAACAGGAGTTTTTAAGTTTCAGGTGTTCCTGTTTCGAAACCTGTCCCCCACCCCTTTAAAACTACTTCTGTGTTCAGTGCAACCCTGCAACCTTATCAAAATTAAGGATGTAAAATTCTAAAACTGTGTTTTGAATTGGAGCACAAGCCTGGGTTAACAGGCTTTCAGTTCTGCTCCGAAAGCTGCGTAATACAAGACAAGCCGGTATAGAATAGTCGGAGACATTGTACCTGTCTCTGTAATGCGGTCCTCTTTGGAGGAGCTTAGTTCTTAAAAAATTGAGATTTACATAACTATCTCTTTTGGAAAGACACTAACAGTGGTATGAGCAGGCTAGAGCCTTTTCTGGCATCAGGATCAAAACTACTTACTATGAGCATCTCTGGGAAACTTGTTGatgaagtatcttttttttctgctgttttgcacATGTAAAGTACTACTCACTGTCTTAATGGCACCCTTCTACGTTGTGATAACATATCTGCATAAGACTTAATTTGGTATAGCTGAGGTTTTTGCTAATTGTGCAGTGGAACCCACAAGAAATCAGttaaataaaattctttaaaCAAAGAGAGAAAGTGTAGGGGGTCAGAGACTTACTATGTAAGTTGAGCAATGCTTAAGGTGTTCTGTATAGCTTGTCAGCTTCCTATTGGTGTTAGGATCCAAGCAGCTACCTCTGTAGTATTGGTTTTTGGGAAATTCACTTGAAGGTGCATTTAAAGAAGAGTGggtatttattttcttcacagaATGTGGTCCTCTCAGGAGGATCCACGATGTTCAGGGACTTTGGACGACGACTGCAAAGGGACTTGAAGAGAGTTGTGGATGCGAGATTGCGGCTTAGTGAGGAACTCAGTGGTGGTCGGATAAAAGTAAGTAAGAATTTCAAATGCATTGGTTACATGAGCAAGTCAAAGAAACATTGACCCTAAAACTGGTGTGTATATTAATAGGGATTTCACTCATGGATGATAACTTCAGAAAGAGGGTTTAAGGGAGGATAGTCAGAAATAAAGTTGAAAAATTTCACCTCACTAGTGAAATTGTGGTATTGTAAAATGAGTCGTATATATGCATGTGTTGTTAAATCTGTTGGTAGCCTGGCAACACATTACATGTCATTACATGAATTTTAAAGTTACTGTGAA
This Dromaius novaehollandiae isolate bDroNov1 chromosome 2, bDroNov1.hap1, whole genome shotgun sequence DNA region includes the following protein-coding sequences:
- the ACTR3B gene encoding actin-related protein 3B, encoding MASYLPPCVIDGGTGYTKLGYAGNTEPQFIIPSCIAIRESARVGDQAQRRVMKGVDDLDFFIGDEAIDKPTYATKWPIRHGIVEDWDLMERFMEQVIFKYLRAEPEDHYFLMTEPPLNTPENREYLAEIMFESFNIPGLYIAVQAVLALAASWTSRQVGERTLTGIVIDSGDGVTHVIPVAEGYVIGSCIKHIPIAGRDITYFIQQLLREREVGIPPEQSLETAKAIKEKYCYICPDIVKEFAKYDGDPRKWIKQYTGINAINKTKFVIDVGYERFLGPEIFFHPEFANPDFMESISDVVDEVIQNCPIDVRRPLYKNVVLSGGSTMFRDFGRRLQRDLKRVVDARLRLSEELSGGRIKPKPVEVQVITHHMQRYAVWFGGSMLASTPEFFQVCHTKKDYEEYGPSICRHNPVFGVMS